A region of the Ignavibacteriota bacterium genome:
CGCGGCAGCGGCTACATCGGCGGCGGCCAGTACATCATCAGCGGCGGCACGGGCGTGTCGTCGCCCGTGACCTTGAGCGGAGGCAGCGGGTCGGGGAACAAACCGCAGGAAAGCGGCGACGGCGAATGCGACTGCCCGGGATGCTGCGACGACGGGGGCGCGTCGCAGGTGAACCTGTCGGCTGGCAACCTCACGTTCACCGAGACTGACCTCACCGTCAACTCCCGCGGAATCCCCGTCGTGTTCAGCCGGACGTACAACTCCATCAAAAGCGCGGACCTTGGTTTGGGCGCGGGGTGGGGCTGGAGCTATGGCCAGCGGATGTCGGTGGACGCCAACGGGAACGTCACGTGGACGAAAGAGAACGGCATTGAAAAGGTATTCAGACCGAACGGGACGAGCGACTACACGAACCCAGCGGGTGTGTACGACACGCTCACGCGGCACGCGGGCGGGTTCACTCTGCGAAGCAAGGAAGGCATCGTGCGGGAGTTCGGACTTGATGGGAAACTCCTCTCGATGAGCGAGCCGAACGGGAATACCGTCACGGTCCAGTACGCGAACGGCTTACCCTCAACGGTGACTGATGCGGCGGGGAGAGTGGCGCTCACGTTCCAGATCGCGAACGGCCACGTCACGTCTGTAACCGACCTGTACGGGCGGACGGTAGCGTTCACGTACTCCGGCAGTGACCTCGTCTCGGTGACGGATGTCCTCGGGCACGCCGAGAGCTATGCCTACGACGCCGCCCACAGGATGGTGTCGAAAACCGATAAAAACGGGAACACGGCGTACATCTATTATGACGGGAACGGTCGCTGGAGCCGGAGTGTGGACACCGAGGGTTACATCCGGTCGGCGCAGACGGACTTCGTGTCGCGGACCACCAAGTACGTGGATGCCAACGGGAACACACGAACCTACGGTTACAACGCCGACGGCGCCAAGGCGCTGTTCGTTGACGGCGAGGGGAACAAGGTCGAGTGGGTACGGGACGAGAACAAGAACGTCCTTGAGCAGCGTGATGCACGCGGCAACGTTTCGCGAAACACGCTCGACGAGAGGGGAAATCTCCTGACCCAGAACGACGCGCTCGGGAACACGACGACCTATTCTTACGACCTCGTTTTCAACCGCGTCCTGACCGTCACAGACGCCGAGGGGAAAACGAGCGAGAACACGTACACCCCGACGGGGAACCTGCTCGCATCCACTGACCCCGCGGGCAACGTGACCAGCTACGTCAACAATGAATTTGGCCAGCCGACAGAAATCCACAAACCCGGCGGCGCTGTGCAGACGCTGGTGTACGACACGACGAGCGGGAACATCTCTGGGATGGGCGACAGCTACGGCAACCTCACGCAGATCGGCTATGACGGCTGGGGCAACCTCGCTAGCTTCACCGACG
Encoded here:
- a CDS encoding RHS repeat protein; its protein translation is MYLHQHDEAFLDAIEDLVNEGAHVYVPRYPITIGGWRGSGYIGGGQYIISGGTGVSSPVTLSGGSGSGNKPQESGDGECDCPGCCDDGGASQVNLSAGNLTFTETDLTVNSRGIPVVFSRTYNSIKSADLGLGAGWGWSYGQRMSVDANGNVTWTKENGIEKVFRPNGTSDYTNPAGVYDTLTRHAGGFTLRSKEGIVREFGLDGKLLSMSEPNGNTVTVQYANGLPSTVTDAAGRVALTFQIANGHVTSVTDLYGRTVAFTYSGSDLVSVTDVLGHAESYAYDAAHRMVSKTDKNGNTAYIYYDGNGRWSRSVDTEGYIRSAQTDFVSRTTKYVDANGNTRTYGYNADGAKALFVDGEGNKVEWVRDENKNVLEQRDARGNVSRNTLDERGNLLTQNDALGNTTTYSYDLVFNRVLTVTDAEGKTSENTYTPTGNLLASTDPAGNVTSYVNNEFGQPTEIHKPGGAVQTLVYDTTSGNISGMGDSYGNLTQIGYDGWGNLASFTDAAGNTRTMVSDAAGRVTSMTDASGNTTTFTFDPNGNRLTSTDAAGKTSSFRYDKKNRLVSATDANGNVTSTVYDGNNNVIARTDSKGSTTTFTFNKSNQLVKTVDALGNVVRQGYCADVGCPSCGGAGTNGVCSATDALGNTTVTRFDALGRATETISPTGSVVVTQLDSLGRQSKIIDALGNETIYQYDQLGRLWKVTDALGGVT